The Solanum dulcamara chromosome 6, daSolDulc1.2, whole genome shotgun sequence genome contains the following window.
ctacggtccgtagaaggGACTGCAGGCAACCAGTACTCAATTTTAATGAGGgctagtttgattttttttctcttttccaaACTTAATCCAtaccattttgggactaaaattatcTCCTTATGAGTACCCAATGgggtttttctttcattaacacttagaatctTTTGAGAGAAAGCATTGGAGAGAAGGAAAAGAATTAGGATTCAAGAGTTTCAAGTAAGGTCTTTGACTTTCACTTAGATAATCTttgttccaggtatgtaaggctatcataatgttggactaagttcgtcctcatgccctacatcttcatatagtcaagttgagttttgagtttgaaATTTCAATTCTGATgaagtgaattcttgagttatctacataaattctattgagttcttatttatatttaaatacaCTTTGATGACTTTAATGAGTTGAATAATTGAGATGTgtattcatgtttgcattcacatgaaccctagttgaattttgcattaaatattttatgcattattttgaggtaaagaatgattattttcattatttaattgagaaagagtttgagcatgagttgagtttgaaaagtttaaattataattttgagaatgagttgagttgagaagtctcttaattattattttgatcatgagtaaaaacacatttaaaaatctatttttgagattgattttttttttttgggaaaacaGACCTAACCCGAGGATCTAATCCCTCGTGGCGGTCAGGGGTTGATCTAAACACCCCTAAgccataacatatatataaaaacaaaagtacaaggagggggacatagacCTTAACTCCAATCCTATATTGGTAAATATGTCGACTAGCCTACTAAGGCTAGTTATCTCACCCCCATATACTATAAAAATGAACTTAGAAAAACGCACCtaagagaggactcctctcaataCATTAATTCTAAGAAAGCGTAAAtaggggagactctccccttacatatTATAAAGAAAGAACCTATGCAAAATAAGACTTCTTCTAATAAGCTACACCTACTGCCTATAGCTTAAAACAAGTAGAATACATACaaaaaggaacaagtggtaaaCCTGTTCTACTAGGATATCCGGCCAGCCATCTATGGAGGTTCTCTAatccttttcagcttttgtctTCTGAAGCTTGAAATGCCCAGCTTGTCAAATATGTAGTACCCTCTTGTCTCTTTAGAAAGTTGCTGAATATTATAGATCTGGTAGGTCCTGTCAATCTTATGACTATGTTTAGAGAAAGTATCAGAGGATAATCTGCTTCCCTAAATATGTGCTTACATTGAAAGTAGTCCAGGAAATTGATCAAGTCTTGTAGCTCATTGATGTAGTCTTTGATGGACCAAGGTGGTTTGAATTCCCATCTTAGCCATTGAATACGAAGCTCTAAGTCTACCTCCAAAAGTACCCTACTATAtccatgttgaatgcaccaagtgATGCCCAATACTGCAGCCTGTACCTTAGCTTGGTTGTTAGAATAAAAACCAAGTGGTGCTGCGGAGGCATAAATGAGCTTCCCTCTATGATCCCTTAGGATACCCCTAGCCCATATTCTTCCTAGGTTATCTAAGGCACTTCTATCAATGTTTATCTTTACTAAATTGCAAGGAGGTTTATGCCATGTAACTTGAATAGCCTTCATAACATGAGTGCAGCTCTCAACCATAGATAAGAGCTCTTTCCAGTTACTAGACCACTTAATATAGGGGAAGGCTTTGAAAATCAGCATGTCGAGATCCTTGGCAATTGAGAATATAACTCTAGTGGTTATTGActtctttcctccatacttaCTAGCACAcctattcttccataagttccaataaataaatataagcgAGCTTGCAACATGAGTTTATGCACCTCACTGTTAGGTTTTGATAGACACCATTTCATCAACACACTTCTCATGGGACTGCTACTATATTGTATTCCCCAACAATCTGAAAAGTACCTCCAAATATGCCTAGCAAAATGGCCTGAATTGAATATGTGATATATATTGTCCCACCCAGGGCTATCACAATAAGAACACTGGACAGGTTCATGTTCAAAGGATATAATACTTTTATTTGTAGGGAGTTTTTTCTGAGGGATCTCTAGACCAAGAAGGATGCCTTGAAAGGTACATTATTATTCCATATAGTGGTGACTGTCATGGTTTTGCTTCTTGTTTTCCTGACCTGGTTCTACGCTGATGCATAAGTGAACTTTCCATTTGGATTTAGTTTCCAATAGGCTGTATCTTGAATGCCAGGTTGATATTTGAAGGAGGTGCTGAGAACCTTCTGTATAAGGTGGTGTAGGAAATGTTGTCTCACCTTCTCCTTATTCCACACACCATTAATGAAGAACTTGGATAATGTGATATTTTTGAGCCTAGGAAGATAGTCATTGTGATTAGCTAGGGGTCCAATTCCTAGcaaattatcccaccaaaaactgCAGGTAGCTAAGTTAATTTGCCACTTAAATATGAGGCTCCATATCAGCTTTGTTtgtcatcatatgcttccacataaGAGATTGGCCAGTGTGCCATTTCTTGATCACTGGATGtgccctttggcaatacttAGCCTTAAAAAATTCTCTccatagagtcttcttagacctgatGAGCCACCACTTCTTGTATTGCAAGGCAAAGCATGCATCATTCAGATTTTTTATGCCAATACCTCCTTCTTCCACAAGTTAGCTAAGAGTTTTCCATGATGCCCAGTGGTATTTCCTCTTATCTTTGTTTCTCCCCCAAAAGAAGTCTGCTATACTTAATTTGTTTGAGGGTAGTGGTAGTAGGAGTAATAGAAGACAAGATAtccatactagtaaagtatatAATCCTTTGCCTCTCTGTGTATAGGGGACATCCCAAATAAGTGATAGGACCATGAGTAGACTTGAAACCAGGGATGGTAGTGACCTTTTCCATAATCTCAGCATTTTTATTCAAAGGGATCATGTACTAACTTTTATCCTTTTTAATAAGTTGCCCTAAACTTTGTTCATAAACCTGTAATGTCTTTGTGATCAATTTTAGAGAGTATTTGCAGGTTGAAGTGAAtatgattatatcatcagcaaagctcaaatgattaatcaaaaGACCCATCTTCTCCTTGTGAAAGCCTCTGTACAAGCAGTGGTGGTGCAGGTTGTTGAGCATTCTGGATAGTACCTCAGCCCCTATTATAAAGAGAGTAGGAGACAATGGGTCTCCCTACTTGAGGCCTCTggtagagtggaagaaaccataCCTATTACCATTCATAATAACTGAATACCAGTTGTTAGACATtatcctccaaaccatatctataaataattctccaaaacccattcttctcatcactAGACATACAAATGACCAAGATACTCTGTCATAGGATTTGGCCATATCTAGTTGAATAACAATATTATCTCCAAGGTTGGGCTTTTTGATATTATGAATAATTTCCTGTGCCAGCATTATTTTTTCTGAAATTCTTCTTTCTTGAAAAATCCCTAATTGGTTCTCAGATATTAGTTGAGGAAGATTGGGAGACATCCTGAGCCACAACACTTTGGATATGACTTTATTGGTAAAATTGCTAAGAGATATGGGTCTAAACTCAGTCAACTTATTAGGATaatctacttttgggagtaggaccAAATATGTATGAGAGATAAACTTGGATATAAAATGGCCACAAAAAAACATTGTACCAAGTTTAATAAGTCTTCACTAATGATATTCCAACAAGTATGGAAGAATTTACCATTAAATCCATCTGGACCTGCAGCTAACACATCATTCATAGAAAACATAGCCTTTTTCAGTTCCTCCTTAGTAGGTATAGCATTAAGGGATTGGTTATGTTGATATGTGATGATATTGGGGATACAATttaggatatcttcattgatcaaCTCCTCTTTCCCAATGAAAAtattctcaaaatgagaaaagcAACAGTGGCAATATTTTTGTCACCCTGAATGGTATTGCCCTGGTCATTAGTGAGTTTATGAATGAacaatcttcttctccttcctttgATGATACCATGAAAGTATTTGAAATTGGCATAccatccttaaaccactgaagctgaGTCTTTTTTTTAAGAATGGACTGCTCAGTCTTCAAGTATCTAATATAATAAACATTCACCTGGTTGAGCTTGGTTCTATTCCCTTCAGAATTGTCATGAATAATATCATCCTCTGCTTGCTTTACCTTTTGTTCAAATTATTTGACTGCTTCAAATATGTCATCATATTGTTGTCTAGACCAAATTCTAAGAGTCTTAGacagcctcttaagtttcaagtGAAAGATTCTCATAGGAGTTTCTTCCATAGGTCTTTTCCAGCAAGTTCTAATAGTGTCTAGAAATATTTCATTCTCCACCCAGCAATGGaggaacttgaaatatttggtgGGACTACAATGTTTATCTTTGCATTATAGTAATAGAGAATAGTGATATGAACCTGTAGAATCAAGATGAGTCACTATAGTCATAGGTATCAACTTTAGACACCTATCATTCACAATGGCTCTCTCTAACCTGTTCCAAATTCTAGCCTCATTGTCCCTGTTATTACACCATGTAGATGTTTGACCATGAAAACCCAAATTCGTGAGTCCACATACTTCAATAACacttatgaactcaaaactcttGTTCATATTATAAGTTCTCCCACCTAGCCTCTCCTCAATATTtgtgatcacattaaagtctccaatagTGCACCAAGGTTTATCTATGTCAGAAAACTGCAGCATCTTCTCCCAAAGGCttcttctcatgtaatccttaTATTTGGCATAGACAAATATAATGATATAAGAGATAGGACTAGACACATGTTTGATCTCATAAGTTATCTATTGCTCATCTTGATCTAATATGGAGCAATCCACATCTTGATTCCAGAAAAGccaaatattattattagaaTTATGACTGGCCTTGTCCATTTTGAGCTGATTTTTATAGTAGTTGATCTGAGGTTGATTATAAAAAGGTTCAAGTATTGCTAACATAGAGAggttgtgataatccttgagtttttggagtctatccaatGTACCTTGAGCATCAATTCTCCTTTTATTCCAACATATTGTACTAATCATCAAGATTTCTCAGATTTGGACCTTGTATTGATGCTACTCTTACACACAACATTAACAGAGCTTGTGGTGACAGGTTGtttctttttattcttcttttcttgttgaCCTCTAAGAGACAAACCATTCTTCTTAGAAACCTGTTGTATTTCATTTTGGATTGTAGTATCTATGGTAGAATCAATTGCCTTTAGGAGATGAGTAATggtttcctcatcctcatcatgagtttGTTCCCTCTGATCAGGATCCTCCTCATCTTCAGAGTGAGTAACTCTGTGATCATTATTGTGGTCATCTGATATGGAACTTTTATTAAGTACACACACCTCAGTAGAACTGGTTTGGACTTGAAGAGGGGATACATGTATACCAGCCTGTAGGCTTCAACCAATACATAGCTAACTCTTTGTTGTGTATTTTCAGCTTGCTTTTTTTCTTCCCTGGCTTGTATTTTCTTCAAAGaatcttttttcttcttactCAGAGATGGCACTCTAATTTTTCTGACTTTTGTTGATAATTTTAGTAGATAAATTGCCCATATTAGTCTTATTACCCTGTACCTTGTCCTTAGAATCATTTCTTCTGAGATTACCTTATTCTCGAGAGTCATGTTGTTGTTCATATATCGTTGACCAGCTGGTAGTTGGAAGAGTGGTTGCAGGAGCTTTAAAGTCATTCCTATGGTCAACCAAATGAACTCCCCTCCCCCTACTATTCCCTTCCTGCAGGTTAGTAGGTGTCTCCTGTATTCccccatcctcacctccatcaACTACTTCAGCAGCAGTAATTAAAACATTCAAATTAAAACTAATGGGGGAGCCATAGGGGTGTGGAAGCATTGAGTCAATAACtgagtttttctcttttttaacATTGCAATTCATAACATCCAATGTAGTAGCTGGATCAATTACGGAGTAGCATccttactttatttcttttttgcaGGTCTTTTATTCTCATTATCATGAACAACCTACTTCATAGGATCATGGAGACTGGGATTTATATTTCTATGGGGTGAGGGAGGTTCTCTCTAGACTCCAAAGATAACATTACAATTTTGGGAATTATACTCATTAGTATTAGAGATCATACTTGTCTGCTGCATATTCCTTGCTTGTTGGTTGTCTCTTGTGAGAGATTGAGGAGGTACAGAACTTTCTCATTGTTGTATCATGCCTTGTTTCCTTTGTTGTTGTGTTTTTTGTTGGTGAAGTTGACCATTCTTCTTGCCCTTCTTCTTTTGAGTTTGCCACTCCTtcttttcttaaatattttccttttccaaaGTAAGATTAATACCTTGCTGCTCCTTGGAGTTTATATCCTCTTGACTCTGTAGCTCATTACTCTTATCAGTGATAGCTTTGTTTTTGGTTCTTGCATCTTCTTCTTGTTCCTTTCTTCTCTTATTCTCTTCATCCCTTCTTCTCACAATACATACATTGCTAGTATGGCCTTGATGCTTGCAGTAGTGACAATACTCAGGCACTCCCTCATATTGAATAGGCTGCCATCTACCCTCACTATTATAATCATCACCAAACCCCATCCAAATATGTTGAGGTCTTTGCTTGGTCATATCAATTTTAACCTTGACTTTAGCTACACTACCCCTTGTCTTCTTATATATGGCAAAGTCCAAGAAAAAAACCTTACCAATAAGGGATAATAAAGGAGTTACCACTTCAAGACAGTAGCAGTGCCATGGCAACTTAGATAGAATTACCCAAATAAGGACCAAAGGAGTTTCTTCCTCTGGTTTAAAAGTAGGGGTCCAGATTTGCAGCCTCATGAGTTGGCCCTGAATAAATATCTTCCCTTTGGACCATACTGTTGAGTGATGATACTCATTATCCAAATCAATATAAAGGTTCCCAGAGTTGAAGTGAGTGAGTTTAATCCCTTCTCTGAGTTTAGTTTGGAGAATAAATTCTCGCTTGATGATCTTCATTTTAGGCATAGTATTGGTAAACTTACCAATAGGTTTATATCTATACCTAGCAACAAGCTTGACCATGAAGTCCTCTTTTCGAAACACCACAACAGGATAACCTTATTTAGTAGTAATCTTAGGAGGACTTATATCAATAGGGGCATTAGTCACAGCTTCCTGAGCTCTTAATCTTGTAGCAAGACTATAAGGGATGACGGGGTTTGGAGGATTAGGGACATTGGAGTTAGGAGCTTTGAATTGGTTGGTAGGCTTAGACACTTGGTTGTTTCTATTATCCTGCATATTGTTTTGGTTTCCTTTGGTAGTGTTAGGTTTGTAGGTCTCAAAATTATTGGATACTCTCAAAGGATTGGTGTTAGGAAGGTAAGGTTTCTGTTTGTATTGTTGGCTTTCCTTAGAACCTTTTTGTTGGTTCTTAAGACTTAGCTCTTTATTATGCTCAGAATTACCACTTTTCTGTATTCCTTAAGCATTTTTCTCCTGATCACTACCATTTACAACAACAATGATTTGATCACTGTAGGTCTGAACATTATTACCCTTATGATTGTTacccaaatttaaaggaaactCAGCAGATCTTACACTAGAAACATTTCGAACTTGATGCATATTAGAGGTTAAATTGATAGCATTTTGTTCAATTGACTTATCATGCAATTGAAAATCAATATTATTTCTAACATGATTAATATAATCATATTGAGAGGGATTAGTAGAATTAAAGGACTTACCTCGAGTTTCCATTGCAGACTTACTATTGCATTGCGGATCATTCTCTTGGATATATTAAAGGTCAAGTAGTTCTTTATCATATTCACTAGAGTGATCGACCACTTGTTTTCCATTCATTTGCTGGTGCAATTGGTCCTGAGAATTCAATTCTTTCAAAACTTGTTCCTCAGTATTAGTGTGTTCTTGACTGCTATAGTTGCCAGAGTTCCAATTGATATTCGAATTTAGTAGGGAAGTTTTGAAGTGGCGCTTTGGTCTAGGGAGATACTCTGCTACCTGAGGAATATTTTGGCATTCGGTTTGTTCAATTTGGATGGCCGGAGCTACGACACCGCCACTGTATTCTTCATCGGCAATGATTCCTCTGATGGAATTGGCTGAAATTGTGGCCTTAGATACGCCATGACCTGGAAAGTAATCCTAGTGGTTTCTTTATCTCAAATTATTTCGAGACCCTCTTGAATTTAGAGATGTAGCTCAGGCATTTGAAAAGTTTCGATTGTAATAATGGAGTCTCGATTTAATGTACTTGAGTCAATccagcttcacttgaaattgctaCTGCATTTTCAGTATCATTTTGTAGATTCAAAGTATTATTAACTAGATTAGAGGATGATGCTTGATGAGATATATTCATTTTGCAATCTGGTGGCCTGGGGAGCTCCACCGATGGTGGTGTGGCCATTCCGATAGACCTGAGATGATGAACAGTGTGCTTGAGAAAAATTTTGTTACCGTTAGCATAGGAGAATTTTTTGAGTCTTTTTTGAGATTCAATTGAGAagttaaatcatgattttaaatatattcattaagttgagtgtttttctattttaaagagaagagatgagttgagaagagttgagtttttaGCTAAGTCTAAaaaagactaaatgagttaattgagtaaatacactAACTTGAATTATGAATatagtaaattatatttttggaaatattattgagcaccaatttgggtaacaatatataacaactcgaactccataaactacgtgGCCAGGATATGATAGGATCATACCGTTTATTCGGGTGACTCCTAATAGTCCTAAAAGAGGACATTTATTGGATCTAGAGATAAGTTTACGTCCCTTACCCTTGCAAGATATTGGATAGTTGTGGCAATGATAGTAGTTCATTGTATTATGTCGTAGCTCATAAGTAATCgttttcggttagagaaactttcCAAGAGTAgaatattatattttcatatactgagttgcattatttattcatatcttttaaagaaTTGTTTTACaaatattgcatgctttattgagttgggctattttcagagttaagttcttgagttgagtatcttgatgtaagtttcttttcagctattttacatacagtacatttcatgtactgacaccatttggcactgcatctttttatgatatAGACATAGGtaatagagatcctcaacatgCATATCGTTGAAGATCAGTTTTCTACCCAGCTTTGGTGAGACCCCTTTGCATTTAGAGGATTTCTTAAGTCTTTATATTTTCAGTCTTTATTTATCAATTTGAGGTAGCCGTAGGCCTATCCTGGGACTCTTTTCAGAGGCAGTCTTAGATGCTTTCTAGACTAGTCAGACATGGTTGAGtttattcaatttattcttatgatgtttagaaaatatttacatTTATTATATTCAGAGTATGTTGATACTTTATTATGAGAAGTGCATTTTATAAATTGTATGCCCATAatgagttttattttatatgttaaagtCTTCCTCCTACTAAGTAAGCTAGACCAAGGGTTTGCCTCAGAAGTaacaatgatttttgagtgtcggccactCCTAGATTGTGGACTCAaggcatgaaaaacttggtatcagaacaTAAATTTCAAGAGTTCTAGAATGTCTATGAAActgagtctagtagagttttttttatcagtgtgaagcacgccacattaATAATAGGAAGGCTATAGGTATTTTAggaattttttgacttttttcatACTCCAgttcgtgctatagagtttaattCTATAAAAAtctccttctaattcgtgcatttcaCAATTTAAGATCATGCCTTCCAAAAAGATGTTGAGCCAAAGGAACGCTATTGAGAATGATATTCCATAGTCTGAAATACAGACACAAAATCGAGCTTGAGCAGCTAAGAATGAGAATGATAATCAAAATCAAGAGGTTTCACAAATGCCTAGCCTGCTAAGACTTAAGGAGCATAATTTAGGGGAGCTATCTCTATGCTTACACATTTGATGGCTACACAGTCTGGTTGTCAAACTACCCCTATTCtaagctctagttctcaagagacATCTATTGCTAATAGAATTCGAGactttttgaggatgaaatcACCAGTCTTCACTAGATCCAGAATTAAGAAAGACCCTCAAAACATCATTAATGACATATAGAACATCCTGAAGAAAATGAATGTTACTGAGATAGAAGGAGTTAAACTTGCCTCCTAACATCTAAAAGATGTTGCTAATGTCTGGTACAACCAGTAGGAGGAAGGTtgaggtgaggatgttgagcttgCAGTCTGGGATGAGTTCGAAATTACATTCCCAGAGCACTTTGTAAATTTGAAGAAGGAAGGGATGACTGTCAAGGAAAATAGCCTCAATTTTATCCAACTGTCCAGGTTTGCCCCTGAAATGGTTCCAAATGTGAGGgtgaa
Protein-coding sequences here:
- the LOC129892820 gene encoding uncharacterized protein LOC129892820, with product MLIFKAFPYIKWSSNWKELLSMVESCTHVMKAIQVTWHKPPCNLVKINIDRSALDNLGRIWARGILRDHRGKLIYASAAPLGFYSNNQAKVQAAVLGITWCIQHGYSRVLLEVDLELRIQWLRWEFKPPWSIKDYINELQDLINFLDYFQCKHIFREADYPLILSLNIVIRLTGPTRSIIFSNFLKRQEGTTYLTSWAFQASEDKS